In Caloramator sp. E03, the sequence TTATATTATAAAATTTATAAATGGTATTAATATGATGATACCTGTTTTCTCTAATGAGGCTTATAGATTGAGAAAAGCAATATCAAAGGATGAATGTGTAGGAATATATAATATTTTAAAATCAGAACCTGAAGGATTACCATCAAGATGGGTAGATAGATATAAAAGCTATAAAAATTGCATATATGATGGAGATATTAAAAAGCTTGCAAAGATGTTAAGGGATATTGGAAACTTATCACAGAGTAAAAAACTATCAAAAAGTGAGATTAAAATTTTTTTTAGTATACTTGAACTTGTTTCTGGAGAAATTTGTGCAGTTTTAAATAAGGATATTGAGATGATAAAAAAGGAAATTATTAGAATTATAAAATTTGATGATAAAGTTAATTCATAAAAAAATAACAGAATGTTATAATATAAATTATTGCTTTTTAAAAGGGGTTAAGGTATATTTAAATTAGTCAAAATGGAAATATCTGATATCTAAAGTTTATATTTTATTTTTTTTGTTAATAATAAAAATGGAGGTGTATAAATGTTAGATAAAATTTTTAGATGGCTTTTGACAGTAATAGGGCTTGTCTTGGGATATGCTTTGGCAGGTATATTTGTAAGGCTTGATTTTTTTCACCAATTTATTAATTTTAACCAAAGTTCTATATCATTAATAATATTTTATATTGTATGTATATTGTTGTTTGGACTTATGCTATATGTTATAGCTCCTTTTATAATTAAAATTTTATGGAATATTACAGGATTTCTTGAGGGAGCACTTCAAAAGATTCCTACAAATGATATAATCCTATCTGTTGGTGGGCTTATAATTGGTCTTATAGTTGCAAATCTTTTTATAGGTGCTGTTACAAAGTTTATTTCAGTTGCAAGTTCAACCATTTTGGCTGTAATTGGAAGCATAATATCACTTCTTGTAAATATAATATTTGCAACTCTTGGAGTAAATATAGCTCTTAAAAAGAAGGAGGATCTGTATAATATTTTTACTTTTATGAAGAAGTTTGGAAAAGATAAGAAGAACAAGGGTGAAGCAAAGACCTTTAACAGCCAGCCCAAAATTTTAGATACAAGTGTAATAATTGATGGTAGGATATTAGATATTTTGAAAACTGGTTTTATAGAAGGACCTATTGTAATTCCTTCATTTGTACTTGAGGAGCTTAGGCATATTGCAGATTCTTCTGATTCTTTGAAAAGAACAAGAGGCAGAAGAGGGCTTGATATTTTAAATCTTATTCAAAAAGAACTTGGAATTAGTGTTGAGATTTGTGAGAGAAATTTTGAAAACATACAAGAGGTTGACAGCAAATTATTAAAGCTTGCTCAGGCTTTAGGAGGCAAAGTAATAACAAATGATTTTAATTTGAATAAAGTTGCAGAATTCCAGGGAGTATCTGTGCTTAACATTAATGAGCTTGCAAATGCAGTAAAACCTATTGTAATACCAGGAGAAGACATGCATATACAGATTATAAAGGATGGAAAAGAAACAGGACAGGGAGTTGCATATCTTGATGACGGTACTATGATAGTTGTTGAGGGTGGTAAAAAATATGTTGGAGATATCGTTGATGTTACTGTCACAAGTGTTCTTCAAACTGCAGCAGGAAGGATGATTTTTGCAAAGATTAAGAATGCACAAGATAAAGCAGTATAATACTTGGTAAGGGATTGTAAATATTATACAATCCCTTAAAACACTATCTAAAAGGAGAATAGTATGGTTTCAGCAGTTATTGTAGCAGGTGGAAAAGGAGAAAGAATGGTATATGATATTCCAAAACAATATATAGATATTGGAGGTAGGCAAATTCTTTCAATTACTTTAGAGGCTTTTGAAAATTGTGATTTTGTTGATGAGATTGTACTTGTTGTTCCAGAAAATGATATAGATTTTTGCTTAAAAAATATAGTAGAACGCTATTCTTTTAGAAAAGTTAAAAAAATAGTTAAAGGGGGCAGCAGTAGGCAAAAGTCAGTATATAATGGGCTTTTGGAGTGCAATCCTTTGACTGATATAGTAATTATACATGATGGGGTTAGACCTTTTATTAGTAGTGAGCTTATTAAAAAAAGTGTTGAAGGTGCTAAAGCTTATGGTGCTTGTGCTGTAGGAGTTTATGTAAAGGATACAATTAAAATTGTTGATGAAGAAAAGTTTATCCTTTCAACTCCTAATAGGGACAACCTTATTGCAATTCAAACTCCTCAAACTTTTAAATATGATTTGATATTAAAAGCCCATGAAATTGCAAAAAAGGAGAATATAGTATCAACTGATGATACGGCTCTTGTTGAAAGGATGGGATATAAAGTAAAAATAGCTGAAGGTAGCTATTATAACCTTAAAATAACAACTATAGAGGATATAGTTATTGCAAGGGTAATTTATGAATCCTTAAAAGCTTAGGAGGAATAGTATGAGGATTGGTCATGGCTACGATGTACACAGATTAGTTAAAGGTAGAGAACTTATATTAGGAGGAGTTAAAATAGAATATGAAAAAGGGCTTTTAGGGCATTCTGATGCTGATGTGTTGCTCCATGCTATAATGGATGC encodes:
- a CDS encoding CarD family transcriptional regulator; translated protein: MFSIGEWIFYPVFGAGLIINIEEKKICGDEKKYYIIKFINGINMMIPVFSNEAYRLRKAISKDECVGIYNILKSEPEGLPSRWVDRYKSYKNCIYDGDIKKLAKMLRDIGNLSQSKKLSKSEIKIFFSILELVSGEICAVLNKDIEMIKKEIIRIIKFDDKVNS
- the ispD gene encoding 2-C-methyl-D-erythritol 4-phosphate cytidylyltransferase, with protein sequence MVSAVIVAGGKGERMVYDIPKQYIDIGGRQILSITLEAFENCDFVDEIVLVVPENDIDFCLKNIVERYSFRKVKKIVKGGSSRQKSVYNGLLECNPLTDIVIIHDGVRPFISSELIKKSVEGAKAYGACAVGVYVKDTIKIVDEEKFILSTPNRDNLIAIQTPQTFKYDLILKAHEIAKKENIVSTDDTALVERMGYKVKIAEGSYYNLKITTIEDIVIARVIYESLKA
- a CDS encoding PIN/TRAM domain-containing protein, which encodes MLDKIFRWLLTVIGLVLGYALAGIFVRLDFFHQFINFNQSSISLIIFYIVCILLFGLMLYVIAPFIIKILWNITGFLEGALQKIPTNDIILSVGGLIIGLIVANLFIGAVTKFISVASSTILAVIGSIISLLVNIIFATLGVNIALKKKEDLYNIFTFMKKFGKDKKNKGEAKTFNSQPKILDTSVIIDGRILDILKTGFIEGPIVIPSFVLEELRHIADSSDSLKRTRGRRGLDILNLIQKELGISVEICERNFENIQEVDSKLLKLAQALGGKVITNDFNLNKVAEFQGVSVLNINELANAVKPIVIPGEDMHIQIIKDGKETGQGVAYLDDGTMIVVEGGKKYVGDIVDVTVTSVLQTAAGRMIFAKIKNAQDKAV